A window of the Brassica oleracea var. oleracea cultivar TO1000 chromosome C1, BOL, whole genome shotgun sequence genome harbors these coding sequences:
- the LOC106298333 gene encoding transcription factor MYB39-like: MGRSPCCDQDKGVKKGPWVPEEDDKLTAYIEKNGYGNWRSLPKLAGLNRCGKSCRLRWMNYLRPDIRRGEFSDEEESTIVRLHALLGNKWSKIASHLPGRTDNEIKNYWNTHMRKKMLQMGIDPITHEPRINDLSPILDVSQILAAAIVNGQFGNSNLINNNTALEDLLKLQLIHKMLQIITPKAIPNITSFTTNSLNPKLDSVVNSFTTNSVNPKPEQAAIQLNANERHDFINQSANEDFMMPPFENIWDGFEDNQLPGLVTVSQKNLNSGTGMMPGYYGDQLSEIPSNGSISVSPETSGLNYPGTTQQLTGSDVLEDWEKFLDDETSDSCWKSFLDLTSPTSSPGPW, encoded by the exons ATGGGAAGATCACCGTGTTGCGATCAAGACAAAGGCGTGAAGAAGGGACCGTGGGTGCCCGAAGAAGATGATAAGCTCACGGCTTATATAGAGAAGAATGGTTATGGGAATTGGCGGTCGCTTCCTAAGCTCGCTGGACTTAACCGTTGCGGCAAGAGCTGCCGGCTCCGGTGGATGAATTATCTACGGCCTGATATCCGGCGAGGCGAGTTCTCCGATGAAGAAGAGAGTACTATCGTTAGACTCCATGCCCTTCTTGGCAACAA ATGGTCGAAGATTGCGAGTCATCTTCCAGGAAGAACTGACAACGAAATCAAAAACTATTGGAACACTCATATGCGGAAGAAGATGTTGCAAATGGGTATTGATCCAATCACGCACGAGCCAAGAATCAACGATCTTAGCCCTATCCTCGACGTTTCTCAAATACTCGCCGCGGCTATTGTCAACGGCCAATTTGGTAACAGTAACCTCATCAACAACAACACTGCTTTGGAAGATCTTCTCAAACTCCAACTGATCCATAAGATGCTTCAAATCATAACCCCCAAAGCCATACCAAACATCACCAGCTTCACTACCAATTCATTGAATCCTAAACTAGATTCAGTAGTCAATAGCTTCACTACCAATTCAGTGAATCCTAAACCGGAGCAGGCGGCTATACAACTGAATGCTAATGAACGACATGATTTTATAAACCAAAGTGCAAATGAAGATTTCATGATGCCACCGTTTGAAAATATTTGGGATGGTTTTGAAGATAACCAGCTTCCTGGTTTGGTTACGGTTTCTCAGAAAAATCTGAATTCAGGAACCGGAATGATGCCGGGTTATTATGGTGATCAATTAAGTGAGATCCCATCTAATGGTTCCATATCGGTTTCTCCTGAAACATCCGGCTTGAATTATCCCGGTACGACTCAACAATTAACCGGTTCGGATGTCCTGGAGGACTGGGAGAAGTTCCTTGATGATGAAACAAGTGACTCTTGCTGGAAAAGTTTCTTAGA CTTAACGTCGCCCACATCGTCACCCGGCCCGTGGTAG